The following proteins come from a genomic window of Corallococcus sp. NCRR:
- the hemN gene encoding oxygen-independent coproporphyrinogen III oxidase, which produces MMEPRFDIPTPSEELLARYNVAGPRYTSYPTAPEWRGDFGPDALAERLSLAGAREATQPLSLYVHLPFCRRLCWYCGCNVVISQDPGAADRYLDHLCMEMDLVAQRLGARRSLSQIHWGGGTPTFLTEAQLERLWTELTRRFTPLPDAEVAIEVHPALTTPGQLSLLRQLGFNRVSMGLQDFDPQVQRTTNRLQTPEQTRALLDQARVLGFTGVNFDLIYGLPHQDAARWGRTLETVLEMRPDRLAVYSFAFMPDVLKHQKRMPAEALPDARTKLELFRAACEAFTTAGYRPIGMDHFAVPEDELARAQAGRRLGRNFQGYTVKAASDVVALGSTGISDVGGAYAQNVRPLPSYYARVAEGRLATERGIVLTDDDRRRRAVITQLMCNFWTDLGDDGGTYFAPELERLRAFESDGLLVRDGTQLELTALGRLFVRNVAMVFDAYLARAAKPRFSRTV; this is translated from the coding sequence ATGATGGAGCCCCGCTTCGACATCCCCACGCCGTCCGAGGAGCTGCTGGCCCGCTACAACGTCGCCGGCCCTCGCTACACCAGCTATCCCACCGCCCCCGAGTGGCGCGGCGATTTTGGCCCCGACGCCCTGGCGGAGCGCCTCTCCCTGGCCGGCGCGCGGGAGGCCACGCAGCCATTGTCCCTCTACGTCCACCTGCCATTCTGCCGCAGGCTCTGCTGGTACTGCGGCTGCAACGTGGTCATCAGCCAGGACCCGGGCGCGGCGGACCGCTACCTCGACCACCTCTGCATGGAGATGGACCTGGTCGCGCAGCGGCTGGGCGCGAGGCGGAGTCTGTCGCAGATCCACTGGGGCGGCGGTACGCCCACCTTCCTCACCGAGGCGCAGCTGGAGCGGCTGTGGACGGAGCTCACCCGCCGCTTCACGCCGCTGCCGGACGCGGAGGTGGCCATCGAAGTCCACCCCGCGCTGACCACGCCGGGCCAGCTGTCACTGCTGCGCCAGTTGGGCTTCAACCGCGTGTCCATGGGGCTCCAGGACTTCGACCCCCAGGTGCAGCGGACGACGAACCGCCTCCAGACGCCGGAGCAGACGCGCGCGCTGCTGGACCAGGCGCGCGTGCTGGGCTTCACCGGCGTGAACTTCGACCTCATCTACGGCCTGCCCCACCAGGACGCGGCGCGCTGGGGCCGCACGCTGGAGACGGTGCTGGAGATGCGGCCGGACCGGCTCGCCGTCTACTCCTTCGCCTTCATGCCGGACGTGCTGAAGCACCAGAAGCGCATGCCCGCGGAGGCCCTTCCCGACGCCCGCACCAAGCTGGAGCTGTTCCGCGCCGCCTGCGAGGCCTTCACGACGGCGGGCTACCGGCCCATCGGCATGGACCACTTCGCGGTGCCCGAGGACGAGCTGGCGCGCGCGCAGGCCGGGCGCCGCCTGGGCCGCAACTTCCAGGGCTACACGGTGAAGGCCGCGTCGGACGTGGTGGCGCTGGGCAGCACCGGCATCAGCGACGTGGGCGGGGCGTATGCCCAGAACGTGCGGCCGCTGCCGTCCTATTACGCACGGGTGGCCGAGGGGCGCCTGGCCACTGAACGAGGCATCGTCCTCACCGACGATGACCGGCGCCGCCGCGCCGTCATCACCCAGCTGATGTGCAACTTCTGGACGGACCTCGGCGATGACGGCGGGACGTACTTCGCCCCGGAGCTGGAGCGGCTGCGCGCCTTCGAGTCTGACGGGCTCCTGGTCCGCGACGGCACGCAGCTGGAGCTGACGGCGCTCGGCCGCCTCTTCGTGCGCAACGTGGCGATGGTGTTCGACGCCTATCTCGCCAGGGCCGCGAAACCCCGCTTCTCCCGGACGGTGTGA
- a CDS encoding cytochrome ubiquinol oxidase subunit I has protein sequence MTSLELARWQFGITTVYHFIFVPLTIGLAPLVALLQTLWVVTRKPAWLRLTRLFGKLFLINFALGVVTGIVQEFQFGMNWSEYARFVGDVFGAPLAMEALAAFFIESTFLGLWIFGWKQLPRALHLASIWLVAFAVNLSAYFILAANSFMQHPVGARFNPATGRAEMTDILAVLTNNTALVAFPHTVTSAFLVAGTFVAGICGWLMVRSSRSGEAVAAQTFRGGLRLGLVTVIVSGIGVAVSGDAQAKLMFEQQPMKMAAAEALCDGRAGAPFSLLAVGDLSNDCRGVRHLLEIPGLTSYLARADFQAPLEGVNDVQKRYEERYGAGPDYAPNLAVTYWSFRLMIGLGVGSAVLALFGFWLTRGGAASNSERFARLCLAALPTPFLACSFGWIFTEMGRQPWLVAPNPTGVDALRLLTASGVSTAVSPAMVWTTLIGFTCVYGALAAVWFYLMRHFVRASLKHPATLSNEDSHPETAPLSFGY, from the coding sequence ATGACCAGCCTAGAGCTCGCGCGGTGGCAGTTCGGAATCACCACGGTCTATCACTTCATCTTCGTGCCTCTCACCATCGGGCTCGCCCCGCTCGTCGCGCTGCTGCAGACGCTCTGGGTGGTGACCCGGAAGCCTGCGTGGCTCCGGCTGACGCGGCTCTTCGGCAAGCTCTTCCTGATCAACTTCGCGCTCGGCGTGGTGACGGGCATCGTCCAGGAGTTCCAGTTTGGAATGAACTGGAGCGAGTACGCGCGCTTCGTGGGGGACGTGTTCGGCGCTCCGCTCGCGATGGAAGCGCTGGCGGCCTTCTTCATCGAATCCACGTTCCTGGGGCTCTGGATCTTCGGCTGGAAGCAGCTGCCGCGCGCGCTGCACCTCGCCTCCATCTGGCTGGTGGCGTTCGCCGTGAACCTCTCGGCCTACTTCATCCTCGCGGCCAACTCCTTCATGCAGCACCCCGTGGGTGCGCGTTTCAATCCCGCCACCGGGCGCGCGGAGATGACGGACATCCTGGCGGTGTTGACCAACAACACGGCGCTCGTGGCCTTCCCCCACACGGTGACCTCCGCCTTCCTGGTCGCGGGCACCTTCGTGGCGGGCATCTGCGGCTGGCTGATGGTGCGCTCCAGCCGGTCGGGTGAAGCGGTGGCGGCCCAGACCTTTCGCGGTGGGCTCCGGCTCGGCCTGGTCACCGTCATCGTGTCTGGCATTGGCGTGGCGGTGAGCGGGGATGCCCAGGCGAAGCTGATGTTCGAGCAGCAGCCCATGAAGATGGCTGCGGCCGAGGCGCTCTGCGACGGACGCGCCGGTGCGCCCTTCTCGCTGCTCGCGGTGGGAGACCTGAGCAACGATTGCCGGGGCGTGCGCCACCTGCTGGAGATCCCCGGCCTCACGTCCTACCTCGCGCGCGCGGATTTCCAGGCGCCGCTCGAAGGCGTCAATGACGTCCAGAAGCGCTACGAGGAGCGCTACGGGGCGGGGCCGGACTACGCCCCCAACCTCGCCGTCACCTACTGGTCCTTCCGCTTGATGATCGGCCTGGGCGTGGGGAGCGCGGTGCTGGCGCTGTTCGGGTTCTGGCTCACGCGCGGAGGCGCGGCGAGCAACTCGGAGCGGTTCGCCCGGCTCTGCCTCGCGGCGCTGCCCACCCCGTTCCTCGCGTGTTCCTTCGGTTGGATCTTCACCGAGATGGGGCGGCAGCCCTGGCTGGTGGCGCCCAACCCCACCGGGGTGGACGCGCTTCGCCTGCTGACGGCCAGCGGCGTGTCCACCGCCGTTTCCCCCGCCATGGTCTGGACGACGCTGATTGGCTTCACCTGCGTCTACGGCGCGCTGGCGGCGGTCTGGTTCTACCTGATGCGGCACTTCGTCCGGGCGAGCCTGAAACATCCGGCGACCCTCTCGAACGAGGACAGCCATCCTGAAACCGCGCCGCTGTCGTTCGGCTATTGA
- the cydB gene encoding cytochrome d ubiquinol oxidase subunit II encodes MELNTLWFCLIAVLWTGYLVLEGFDFGVGMWLSVLGKTPAERRAVLRTIGPVWDGNEVWLLTAGGATFAAFPEWYATLFSGFYLPLFLILIALIVRGVGLEFRSKLDSPRWQRRWEQAIQVGSWIPALLWGVAFANIVRGVPLDADHQFTGTFLGLLSPFALLGGLATTLLFLSHGAVFIALKTQGTLRTRALGWARRMALPTLGVSGAFGLWTQVRYSVAWTWPVLGFVALALGAAALSVWREREGWSFTFSCLAIAGVVVLLFGSLFPDVMPALEPAHSLTVQNASSTPYTLRIMTYVAVALVPFVLAYQGWTYWVFRQRVTVDELHPALGEG; translated from the coding sequence ATGGAACTGAATACACTCTGGTTCTGTCTCATCGCGGTCCTCTGGACGGGCTACCTCGTGCTCGAGGGTTTTGATTTCGGCGTGGGGATGTGGCTCTCCGTCCTGGGCAAGACCCCGGCGGAGCGCCGCGCGGTGCTGCGCACGATTGGTCCGGTCTGGGATGGCAACGAGGTGTGGCTGCTCACCGCCGGGGGCGCGACGTTCGCGGCCTTCCCGGAGTGGTACGCGACGCTCTTCTCCGGCTTCTACCTGCCGCTCTTCCTGATCCTCATCGCGTTGATCGTCCGCGGCGTCGGGCTCGAGTTCCGCTCCAAGCTGGACAGCCCCCGGTGGCAGCGCCGCTGGGAGCAGGCGATCCAGGTGGGGTCGTGGATCCCCGCGCTGCTCTGGGGCGTCGCCTTCGCGAACATCGTGCGCGGGGTGCCGCTCGACGCGGATCATCAGTTCACCGGGACGTTCCTCGGCCTCCTCTCGCCGTTCGCGCTGCTCGGCGGCCTGGCCACCACGCTGCTCTTTCTCAGCCACGGCGCGGTCTTCATCGCGCTGAAGACCCAGGGCACGCTGCGGACGCGGGCGCTCGGCTGGGCCCGGCGGATGGCGTTGCCCACGCTCGGCGTCAGCGGTGCCTTCGGACTGTGGACGCAGGTGCGTTACTCGGTGGCCTGGACGTGGCCGGTGCTGGGGTTTGTCGCCCTGGCGCTGGGGGCGGCGGCGCTGAGCGTCTGGCGGGAGCGGGAGGGCTGGTCCTTCACCTTCAGCTGTCTGGCCATCGCGGGCGTGGTCGTGCTGCTCTTCGGCTCGCTCTTCCCGGACGTGATGCCAGCGCTGGAGCCTGCGCATTCGCTCACCGTCCAGAACGCCTCGAGCACTCCCTACACGCTGCGGATCATGACCTACGTCGCCGTCGCGCTGGTGCCGTTCGTGCTGGCCTACCAGGGCTGGACCTACTGGGTCTTCCGCCAGCGCGTCACCGTCGACGAACTCCACCCGGCGCTGGGAGAGGGCTGA
- the cydD gene encoding thiol reductant ABC exporter subunit CydD, whose protein sequence is MKPLDPKLLRYASAARRYVLLTAGLGLGMVALTVLQARGLARLLGHAREVAGGHGRLLLWLGGVWLLRAALAGLQEWAGKRGAHRVIAQLRGGLLARLASGSEGERASAGGVAQVELATRGLDALQPYLEGYVPQLLLTALATPALLVCVWREDPVSAALMAGSLPLIPLFMVLVGRFTREATVRQLASMQQLSARVLDLITGLATLRALGRQRGVAAQVLRLSEAHARTTLQALRRAFLSSFVLELIATLSIASVAVGIGLRLLEGAMPLETGLFVLLIAPEVYAPLRQVGALFHASAEGAEAAAQAIARLEAPQPARGALAAPPLTSGTLELRDVSVATRDVGVRAPEGLSFVLPLGQGRILGLRGESGAGKSTALAVVLGLLRPTCGGVFLRPEGAAPLALGSLDLTTYWAQLAWLPQRLHLEPGTVRESVCRGRVIPASALSAAAEATGFDAVVARLPEGWDTRLGRDGQGLSLGQRQRLALTRILAGDERLLLLDEPTAHLDEASEQRVLEALKQRARQGTTLLVVSHRARTLAIADDVVTLHSTEASLDTLAEAA, encoded by the coding sequence ATGAAGCCGCTCGACCCGAAGCTCCTGCGGTACGCGAGTGCCGCGCGGCGCTACGTGCTGCTCACCGCGGGCCTGGGGCTCGGGATGGTCGCGCTCACGGTCCTGCAAGCGCGGGGGCTGGCGCGGCTCCTGGGGCATGCGCGCGAGGTGGCCGGGGGCCATGGGAGGCTCCTGCTCTGGCTCGGCGGCGTGTGGCTGCTGCGCGCGGCCCTGGCGGGGCTCCAGGAATGGGCGGGGAAGCGGGGCGCGCACCGGGTCATCGCGCAGCTGCGGGGAGGCCTGCTCGCGCGGCTGGCGTCCGGCTCGGAGGGGGAGCGCGCTTCGGCGGGCGGGGTGGCGCAGGTGGAGCTCGCGACCCGTGGGCTGGACGCGCTGCAGCCCTATCTCGAAGGCTACGTGCCGCAGTTGCTGCTCACGGCGCTCGCGACGCCGGCCCTGCTCGTCTGCGTGTGGCGCGAGGATCCGGTCTCCGCGGCCTTGATGGCGGGCTCACTGCCGCTCATCCCGCTCTTCATGGTCCTGGTGGGCCGCTTCACGCGCGAGGCCACGGTGCGGCAGCTCGCGAGCATGCAGCAACTGAGCGCGCGGGTGCTGGACCTCATCACCGGGCTCGCCACGCTGAGGGCACTCGGCCGGCAGCGCGGCGTCGCGGCCCAGGTCCTGCGGCTGAGCGAGGCGCACGCGCGCACCACGCTCCAGGCGCTGCGGCGGGCCTTCCTCTCCAGCTTCGTGCTGGAGCTGATCGCCACGCTCTCCATCGCCAGCGTGGCGGTGGGGATTGGCCTGCGGCTGCTCGAAGGGGCGATGCCGTTGGAGACGGGCCTCTTCGTGCTGCTGATCGCGCCAGAGGTCTATGCGCCGCTGCGCCAGGTGGGCGCGCTCTTCCACGCGTCCGCGGAGGGAGCCGAGGCGGCGGCGCAGGCCATCGCGCGGCTCGAAGCCCCTCAGCCCGCGCGCGGCGCGCTCGCCGCGCCACCGCTCACCTCCGGGACGCTGGAGCTGCGGGACGTCTCGGTCGCCACGCGCGATGTCGGGGTCCGCGCACCGGAGGGGCTCTCGTTCGTGCTGCCGTTGGGGCAGGGACGCATCCTCGGGTTGCGAGGGGAGAGCGGCGCGGGCAAGAGCACGGCCCTGGCGGTGGTGCTCGGACTCCTGCGGCCCACGTGCGGTGGCGTCTTCTTGCGGCCCGAAGGCGCGGCGCCGCTCGCGCTCGGGTCGCTCGACCTGACGACGTACTGGGCCCAGCTCGCGTGGCTGCCTCAGCGGCTCCACCTGGAGCCTGGCACGGTGCGCGAGAGCGTCTGTCGAGGGCGCGTGATTCCGGCCTCCGCCCTGTCGGCCGCCGCGGAGGCCACCGGCTTCGACGCCGTTGTCGCGCGGCTGCCCGAAGGCTGGGACACGCGGTTGGGGCGGGACGGGCAGGGGCTCTCGCTCGGGCAGAGGCAGCGGCTCGCGCTCACGCGGATCCTCGCGGGCGACGAGCGGCTGCTGCTGCTCGACGAGCCCACGGCGCATCTGGATGAGGCCTCCGAGCAGCGCGTCCTCGAAGCGCTGAAGCAGCGCGCCCGGCAGGGGACAACGCTCCTCGTGGTCAGCCACCGCGCGCGGACGCTGGCCATCGCGGACGACGTCGTCACGCTCCACTCGACCGAGGCATCCCTGGACACCCTTGCGGAGGCCGCATGA
- the cydC gene encoding thiol reductant ABC exporter subunit CydC encodes MSRHPLFQVLPELGLRPRTVAFAVALGTAALFASTALGALSAWLIARAAEMPPVLDLTLAIVGVRALGLSRAGLRYAHRLVAHELALGGMARLRAKLVDALARGPLPRVLGLKRGDLVARLGGDVDAVGEAVIRSLVPMAIAAGVGVGSVVLLAFFLPAAAGALAVCLAVAGGVAPWMNARALALAEKASSATRTHQLSTALELLEGAAEWRVSGRAPVLLEVLREDDLRLERLCARAARWTAAATFLLHGAWSASVGAALVLGFAALGRGALSQVELCVVVLVPLGAFEALQTMPAALTQLLRSTEAARRLLPFLETPEAETPSAALAAPAPAGPLRAEGLACGWPDRSAAISGIDLTVRRGRSLALTGPSGSGKTTLLLSLAGHLPPKEGRVKLGDVSLEDVSEQRRVELLHCLTEDAHLFDTTLRENLRVVRATLTDDEAIAALRKAGLGEWYARQPRGLDTPLGRGGEAISGGERRRVLLARAWLSEAPWLLLDEPTEHLDPRTAARVMRDLNGMKAHGRGLVVVTHDADVARALDSVHALAPA; translated from the coding sequence ATGAGTCGCCATCCCTTGTTCCAGGTGCTGCCAGAACTCGGGCTGCGTCCCCGCACGGTGGCCTTCGCAGTCGCGCTCGGGACGGCCGCGCTCTTCGCCTCGACGGCGCTGGGCGCGTTGTCCGCGTGGCTGATCGCGCGCGCGGCCGAGATGCCGCCGGTGCTCGACCTCACGCTCGCCATCGTCGGCGTGCGGGCCCTGGGGCTTTCGCGCGCGGGCCTCCGCTACGCCCACCGGCTCGTCGCGCACGAACTGGCCCTGGGAGGCATGGCTCGGCTGAGGGCGAAGCTCGTCGACGCGCTCGCGCGGGGGCCGCTTCCCCGGGTCCTCGGCCTCAAGCGCGGTGACCTCGTCGCGCGGCTCGGCGGTGACGTGGACGCGGTGGGTGAGGCGGTCATCCGCTCACTCGTGCCCATGGCCATCGCGGCCGGTGTCGGTGTGGGCAGCGTCGTATTGCTCGCCTTCTTCCTCCCGGCGGCGGCGGGGGCCCTGGCCGTGTGCCTGGCCGTCGCGGGGGGCGTGGCGCCCTGGATGAATGCGCGCGCGCTGGCCCTCGCGGAGAAGGCGTCGTCGGCCACCCGGACGCATCAGCTGTCCACCGCCCTGGAGCTGCTCGAAGGCGCGGCGGAGTGGAGGGTTTCGGGACGAGCGCCAGTGTTGCTTGAAGTCCTGCGCGAGGATGACCTCCGCCTGGAGCGCCTCTGTGCGCGAGCCGCTCGCTGGACCGCCGCCGCGACCTTCCTGCTGCATGGCGCGTGGAGCGCGAGCGTAGGGGCGGCGCTCGTCCTCGGCTTCGCGGCGCTCGGACGCGGAGCGCTCTCCCAGGTGGAGCTCTGTGTCGTCGTGCTCGTGCCGCTCGGTGCGTTCGAGGCCCTTCAGACCATGCCCGCGGCGCTGACCCAGTTGCTGCGCTCGACCGAGGCGGCCCGGCGGCTGCTTCCGTTCCTCGAGACACCCGAGGCGGAGACTCCATCCGCCGCGCTCGCAGCTCCCGCGCCAGCGGGCCCCTTGCGCGCGGAGGGACTCGCGTGTGGCTGGCCAGATCGAAGCGCCGCCATCTCGGGCATCGACCTCACCGTGCGGCGGGGCAGGTCGCTCGCCCTCACCGGGCCCAGCGGGAGCGGAAAGACGACGCTGCTGCTGAGCCTCGCGGGGCACCTCCCTCCGAAGGAGGGGAGGGTGAAGCTCGGCGACGTCTCGCTCGAGGACGTGAGCGAGCAGCGTCGCGTGGAGTTGCTGCACTGCTTGACCGAGGATGCGCACCTCTTCGACACCACCCTGCGAGAGAACCTCCGGGTCGTGCGCGCGACGCTCACCGACGACGAGGCCATCGCGGCGCTGCGCAAGGCTGGGCTGGGGGAATGGTACGCACGGCAGCCGCGGGGGCTCGACACGCCCCTTGGCCGCGGGGGCGAGGCCATCTCGGGAGGCGAGAGGCGGCGCGTGCTCCTCGCGCGGGCCTGGCTCTCGGAGGCCCCCTGGCTCCTGCTCGATGAGCCCACCGAGCATCTCGATCCGCGCACCGCGGCACGCGTGATGCGAGACCTCAACGGGATGAAGGCGCACGGGCGCGGCCTGGTGGTCGTCACGCATGACGCGGACGTGGCACGCGCGCTGGACAGCGTCCACGCACTCGCGCCGGCCTGA
- a CDS encoding DUF4091 domain-containing protein — MRTPSRHVLWMVLLFSTTVAAQSAPRVWGETATTKIRPGTEPGPRAALQLVAARNEFVSFQVGLHGGRAGLTGVRASLGALQGPGNIGGRDITLYQETFLDITRSSTGNSELGRWPDGLTPDRDESVGEKRQAFPFDVPAGEARAIWVDVLVPKNAPPGHYKGTVQVTADHGFQSKVQVHLTVVDALMPSTASLRSAFLLWPPHVCLAYTGTPACGEETLVPLLQKFHRLALEHRISLASAFPRRPGEATWSLPDWETFEENWGPFLDGTAPSRLEGARMTSWQYLGPATAEGLAEFQEEARKRDWLSRAFDYVGDEPPYGITFEAVEERATLSRQAAPEVRTLLTSTAQDMETYQLLGLIDTIVVLDNFLDGTKPPYVGNQVEHYTDFLSQPHRELWTYQSCMSHGCVAEDAPPENQPGQGWPSYMADRPATKARAQEWVSFLAGATGELYYQTVGMLSTAWTNQYRFNGNGDGTLFYPGTAERIGGATNVPVPSIRLKLIRLGVQDFEWLKAVSDAGDPAFARRVAQRLVPSAWRVPDDGAAFDEARLCLIRRYLELQGKRDLAPEFSARCPGSANATSQPGP; from the coding sequence ATGAGAACCCCCTCCCGTCACGTGCTTTGGATGGTGCTGCTCTTTTCCACCACCGTCGCCGCGCAATCCGCCCCGCGCGTCTGGGGCGAGACCGCGACCACGAAGATAAGACCCGGCACCGAGCCAGGTCCTCGAGCCGCGCTGCAACTGGTTGCAGCGCGCAATGAGTTTGTCTCCTTCCAGGTAGGGCTCCACGGCGGAAGGGCAGGGCTCACGGGGGTCCGCGCAAGCCTGGGCGCCCTTCAGGGACCGGGGAACATCGGGGGCCGCGACATCACGCTCTATCAGGAGACCTTTCTCGACATCACCCGGAGCTCCACCGGGAACTCCGAGCTGGGGCGCTGGCCAGACGGGCTGACTCCAGACAGGGATGAGAGCGTGGGAGAGAAGCGCCAGGCCTTCCCCTTCGACGTCCCCGCGGGCGAGGCCCGCGCCATCTGGGTGGATGTGCTTGTCCCGAAGAATGCCCCTCCGGGCCACTACAAGGGCACCGTACAGGTGACCGCGGACCATGGCTTTCAGTCGAAGGTGCAGGTCCACCTCACCGTCGTCGACGCACTCATGCCGAGCACGGCCTCGTTGAGGTCCGCCTTCCTCCTGTGGCCGCCGCATGTCTGTCTTGCCTATACCGGCACCCCGGCATGCGGCGAAGAGACGCTGGTGCCACTGCTCCAGAAGTTCCACCGGCTCGCCCTCGAACACCGCATCTCCCTGGCCAGCGCCTTTCCGCGTCGGCCGGGCGAGGCGACCTGGAGCCTGCCGGACTGGGAGACCTTCGAGGAGAACTGGGGCCCGTTCCTCGACGGCACCGCTCCCTCGCGATTGGAGGGAGCGCGGATGACCAGCTGGCAGTACCTGGGCCCGGCCACGGCCGAGGGCCTCGCGGAGTTCCAGGAGGAAGCCCGGAAGCGCGACTGGCTGTCGCGGGCCTTCGACTACGTCGGTGACGAGCCGCCGTATGGCATTACCTTCGAAGCCGTGGAGGAGCGCGCCACCCTGTCGCGCCAGGCGGCGCCCGAGGTCCGCACGCTCCTCACCTCCACGGCGCAGGACATGGAGACGTACCAACTGCTCGGCCTCATCGACACCATCGTCGTCCTCGACAACTTCCTGGACGGGACGAAGCCGCCCTACGTGGGAAACCAGGTGGAGCACTACACGGACTTCCTCTCGCAACCCCACCGGGAGCTCTGGACCTATCAGAGCTGCATGTCCCACGGCTGCGTGGCCGAGGACGCACCGCCGGAGAACCAACCGGGACAGGGGTGGCCCTCCTATATGGCGGACCGGCCGGCCACGAAGGCGCGCGCCCAGGAGTGGGTGTCCTTCCTGGCGGGCGCCACGGGCGAGCTCTACTACCAGACGGTGGGGATGCTCTCCACGGCCTGGACGAACCAGTACCGCTTCAATGGCAACGGAGACGGAACGCTCTTCTACCCGGGGACCGCCGAGCGAATCGGAGGGGCCACGAACGTGCCGGTGCCCTCCATCCGGCTCAAGCTCATCCGGCTCGGCGTCCAGGACTTCGAGTGGCTCAAGGCCGTGAGCGACGCGGGTGACCCGGCTTTCGCGCGGCGCGTGGCGCAGAGGCTCGTCCCCTCGGCCTGGCGTGTGCCGGATGACGGGGCCGCGTTCGACGAGGCCCGCCTGTGCCTCATCCGGCGCTACCTCGAGCTCCAGGGCAAGCGGGATCTCGCCCCGGAGTTCTCCGCCCGGTGTCCGGGCTCCGCCAACGCCACGTCCCAGCCGGGCCCGTGA